The Thermosynechococcus sp. CL-1 genomic interval CCGGTGATACCACGCAGGGATGGCGGGTACAATTCGCGCCCCGGCCATTGCCAATTGGGTGAGGTTTTGCAGATGAATGAGACTAAAAGGCGTTTCGCGGGGCACCAGCACTAATGGACGGTGTTCCTTGAGGTGGACATCCGCCACCCGCTCTAGGAGATCGGAACTCAGTCCTGCCGCCAACTTAGCGACCGTACTCATACTACAGGGGAGAATCACCATGCCCAAGGTGCGAAAGGAACCGCTGGCGATCGCCGCTGCCACATCCGTTGGCCGATGACAGGTGAGGGAACCTTCCCAGACTTGCGCCTGTTCGCGCCAAAACAGTTCCTGCTTATCGGGCTGAATCGGCAGGGTGAGGCCATATTCTGCTTGCCACACCTGATGCACAGCCTTTGATGCCACTAATTGAATAGGATAGTCCGCTCGTAATAGAAATTTAATGGCACGCACTGCGTAAATCAGACCAGACGCACCCGTTACACCCAAAACAATTGGCAAAGAAGAGGAGGTCACAACCGCGATCACCAAACAAAACCGTTATAAGGTTAACAAAGTTAGAGCAACCACCCCCTTTTGATGCACTGCAATCCCGCCCAACGCGACTTGGTAAATGCCCATGACAGCGCCTGACCCTGCATTTTCTTCCCCCAGTGAGTGGGCAGCCGTCTCTCCCGAAGTGCTCGGGGAGTTATTTGATGCGGCCTTGTTGGAGGGACTCGTGAGTAGTGAAACCCCAGACTTAGAAGCACTGTTTCAGGATTTGACTCCCCTCGATCTCAAACCAGCAGCGGGTGCGATCGCCCCCGAACAGTGGCAACAACTGCAAGCCCAACACCAGCAAATTACCCAGCACCTTGAGGAAACCCTGACCTATCTTGCCAAGGTGAAAGCATTGGCCTACCAGCTTCAGGCCGTGGCCAGTGAGTTTGTGCCCACCCCCAAGTATCGGCGCCGCCAACCGCCCCCTCCCCATCCCTTGGAATATCTCACGGCTGAACTCCTGCGGGCGATCGCCCACACCCAAGCCAGTTTAGAACCGGTCTATGAACCCCTCCATCAACTGGGGGAAACCCTCAATGGTACCTCGACGCCACAGATTAGCGAATTTCCCCTAGAGCCTTAGTTAGGGGGCATGCGGGGTGGCTCCAATTGCGGTCCACCGGGGATGCTACTGGGGGGTATCGGTATCGGCTCAGGACTGGGCAGGCTTTCTGGAGTGGGAACTGGGGTTGGACTGGGTTCCGCGGTGGGTGTTGGTGTGGGTGTCGGAGTGATTGTAGGTTGAGGCTTCGGCGTGGAGGCTTTAACTGCCAGTTGCAGCAGTTCCGGCACAGTGACAAAGCGATAACCTTTTTGCCGTAGGCGACGAATCAGCGTGGGGAGAGCTTTGCGGGTAGTGGCGCGATCGCCCCCGCCATCGTGGAGCAAAATAATGCTGCCAGATCTTACTGCCTTGAGCGTGCGCTCAACGATCTGCGCTGCTGTCGTGTGGGGTCGGGTGTCTTGGGGATCCACTGACCACAGGATGATGGCGTAGTTTTTCGACTTGGCATAATCCACTAGCCCCGTGGTCAGATTGCCCCCCGGTGGCCGAAACAGGCGCGTTTGCGCTTGGCTTTGCTTGGCAATGAGCGCAGAGGTGTTTTCAATTTCTTGCTTGGCGACTTCAGGATCAACGGGCTGATAGGGATGACTCCAACTATGGTTGCCAACGGCATGACCGGCTTTGACAATGTCAGCAATGATATTGGGGTACATGAGGGCGTGCTTGCCAAGAACAAAAAATGTGGCCTTGACCTCCTCCTCCTTGAGAATTTGCAGCACTTGGCGGGTTGAGGTTCCCCAAGGGCCATCATCAAAGGTCAGCGCCACCACTTTTTCGGGCTTCAAGGGTTTGACTTGATAGACCAACTGCCCCCAAAATTTGCTAGGACTGAGAAAGCGTGGCACATCCGCTGCTAGCGTTGCCGATGCTGCAAACAAGGCCAAGACCACCGACAGGTGCCACTGCCGTCCCATGGATACTCCTTGAGTGATGGTGACTTAGGGGGCGATCGGCGTTGGCTCCTTCAGCAGTGGAAATCCTAGGGCTTCCCGTTGTTGGACATAGGCTTGGGCGACGCGCCGTGCCAGTCCACGAATGCGACCAATGTAGCGCGTGCGCTCTGCCACCGAAATCACACCACGGGCATCCAGCAGGTTAAAGGTGTGGGAACACTTGAGCACATAATCCAAGCTGGGCAGTACCAACTGCTTTTCCAGAAGCTGCTCCGCCTCCTGCTGGTAGAGACTAAAAAGGGCGAACAATCGTTCCGGGTCAGAGGCTTCAAAGTTGTACGTGGATTGCTCGATTTCCCCTTGGAGATGGACATCGCCATAGGTGAGCGTAGAGTTCCAGCGGATACTGGCGATCGCATCCACCTCTTGGAGGTACATGGTCAACCGTTCCAAGCCATAGGTAATTTCAATGGAGACCGGCCGACAATCCAAGCCACCACACTGCTGGAAATAGGTAAACTGCGTCACCTCCATACCATCGAGCCAGACCTCCCAGCCCACCCCCCACGCGCCAACGGCGGCATCCTCCCAGTTGTCTTCAACAAAGCGAATGTCATGCTCCTGGGGGCGAATGCCAAGGGCGCGCAGCGACTCCAAATAGATTTCTTGGATATTGTCAGGAGAGGGCTTAATCAGCACTTGGTACTGGTAGTAGTACTGATAGCGGTTGGGATTCTCGCCATAGCGGCCATCCCCCGGTCGGCGACAGGGTTCGACATAGGCCACTGCCCAAGGCTCAGGGCCGAGGGCACGCAAAAAGGTATGGGGGCTTTTGGTACCGGCGCCCTTTTCCACATCGTAGGGCTGGGCAATCAGGCATCCCTGAGCCGCCCAAAATTGGTGCAGTGTGGCAATAACGTCCTGAAAGTACATGGGCTTAGATGTGGATGCCGCACTCGGTTTTGCCCATGCCACGCCAGCGACCCGCCCGTTCGTCTTCCCCTTCGGCTACAGGGGTAGTGAGGGGTTCATCGCCAATGCTGGCATAGCCGCGATCGTGGAGGGGATTGTAAATTACTCCGTGCTCCATCACGTAGGTCCATGTTTGTTTGCGTGTCCAAGCAGCGAGGGGATTAATTTTCAGACGACCCTGCTTGTCCAGTTCCACGTAGGGCATATTGGCACGGGTGACCGCCTGATCGCGACGCCGTCCCGTAATCCAAGCCACCGTATTCAGTTCTGCTAAGCCCCGTTGCAGTGGTTCAATTTTAGTAAGATGGTGAAACTGCTCAACATTGGTTTCCCAAAGCTTGTCGCCATAG includes:
- a CDS encoding flavin prenyltransferase UbiX; the encoded protein is MTSSSLPIVLGVTGASGLIYAVRAIKFLLRADYPIQLVASKAVHQVWQAEYGLTLPIQPDKQELFWREQAQVWEGSLTCHRPTDVAAAIASGSFRTLGMVILPCSMSTVAKLAAGLSSDLLERVADVHLKEHRPLVLVPRETPFSLIHLQNLTQLAMAGARIVPAIPAWYHRPQTIEDLVDFVIARALDQLGLDCVPLQRWQGPLS
- a CDS encoding polysaccharide deacetylase family protein, with translation MGRQWHLSVVLALFAASATLAADVPRFLSPSKFWGQLVYQVKPLKPEKVVALTFDDGPWGTSTRQVLQILKEEEVKATFFVLGKHALMYPNIIADIVKAGHAVGNHSWSHPYQPVDPEVAKQEIENTSALIAKQSQAQTRLFRPPGGNLTTGLVDYAKSKNYAIILWSVDPQDTRPHTTAAQIVERTLKAVRSGSIILLHDGGGDRATTRKALPTLIRRLRQKGYRFVTVPELLQLAVKASTPKPQPTITPTPTPTPTAEPSPTPVPTPESLPSPEPIPIPPSSIPGGPQLEPPRMPPN
- the glyQ gene encoding glycine--tRNA ligase subunit alpha → MYFQDVIATLHQFWAAQGCLIAQPYDVEKGAGTKSPHTFLRALGPEPWAVAYVEPCRRPGDGRYGENPNRYQYYYQYQVLIKPSPDNIQEIYLESLRALGIRPQEHDIRFVEDNWEDAAVGAWGVGWEVWLDGMEVTQFTYFQQCGGLDCRPVSIEITYGLERLTMYLQEVDAIASIRWNSTLTYGDVHLQGEIEQSTYNFEASDPERLFALFSLYQQEAEQLLEKQLVLPSLDYVLKCSHTFNLLDARGVISVAERTRYIGRIRGLARRVAQAYVQQREALGFPLLKEPTPIAP
- the cysH gene encoding phosphoadenosine phosphosulfate reductase, giving the protein MAASVSFDLDALNQRFEGAHPREILAWAVAEIPQGLVQTSAFNVDDMMITDLLYRDLRPNPPVPVLFLDTLHHFPETLEFVQQAKEKYGLDLRTYKTPDVDSREAFAARYGDKLWETNVEQFHHLTKIEPLQRGLAELNTVAWITGRRRDQAVTRANMPYVELDKQGRLKINPLAAWTRKQTWTYVMEHGVIYNPLHDRGYASIGDEPLTTPVAEGEDERAGRWRGMGKTECGIHI